Proteins encoded within one genomic window of Amycolatopsis sp. 2-15:
- a CDS encoding oxygenase MpaB family protein, translating into MPGEEPEPLGPDSLTWRYFGDWRGLLIALWAGSMQNMHPGLGAGVEQRSRFFEERWQRLFRSLYPIGGVVYDGPRAHRTALEVRGYHNRIKGVDAKGRRYHALDPDTFYWAHSTFFVSTILIADHFMGGIGEEEKRRLFDEHVRWWRMYDLTMRPVPESWEDFRRYWKHMCAEVLEDNKATRDVLDLRGIAKPPFLPWLPDLLWRPVSTVIARQFVWLTVGLYDREIRELLGFTWTARDERRHRFVGRAINAVFSLVPHDRRYHPRARAGWRRARGAVAADAPVVETPRRNLPPVGERGKPEHYSPNI; encoded by the coding sequence CCGGGGGAGGAACCCGAACCGCTCGGACCGGACTCGCTCACGTGGCGCTACTTCGGCGACTGGCGCGGGCTGCTGATCGCCCTGTGGGCCGGGTCGATGCAGAACATGCACCCGGGTCTCGGCGCCGGCGTCGAGCAGCGCTCGCGGTTCTTCGAGGAACGCTGGCAACGGCTGTTCCGCTCGCTCTACCCGATCGGCGGCGTGGTCTACGACGGCCCGCGCGCCCACCGGACGGCGCTGGAGGTGCGCGGTTACCACAACCGCATCAAGGGCGTCGACGCGAAAGGCCGCCGCTACCACGCGCTGGATCCGGATACCTTCTACTGGGCGCACTCCACGTTCTTCGTCAGCACGATCCTCATCGCCGATCACTTCATGGGCGGCATCGGCGAAGAGGAGAAGCGCAGGTTGTTCGACGAACACGTGCGCTGGTGGCGCATGTACGACCTGACGATGCGCCCGGTACCCGAGTCCTGGGAGGACTTCCGGCGGTACTGGAAGCACATGTGCGCCGAGGTGCTGGAGGACAACAAGGCCACGCGCGACGTCCTGGATCTGCGGGGCATCGCGAAACCGCCATTCCTGCCGTGGCTGCCCGACCTGCTGTGGCGGCCGGTCTCGACGGTGATCGCGCGACAGTTCGTCTGGCTCACGGTCGGGCTGTACGACCGGGAGATCCGCGAGCTGCTCGGCTTCACCTGGACCGCCCGCGACGAACGGCGCCACCGGTTCGTGGGTCGCGCGATCAACGCCGTGTTCTCCCTCGTCCCGCACGACCGCCGCTACCACCCGCGGGCGCGCGCCGGCTGGCGCCGGGCGAGGGGTGCGGTGGCCGCGGACGCGCCCGTGGTCGAGACTCCACGGAGGAACCTGCCGCCCGTGGGGGAACGTGGCAAGCCGGAGCACTACTCGCCGAACATCTGA
- a CDS encoding LLM class F420-dependent oxidoreductase has product MKLGYHLGYWGSGPTPGALEAVLEAERLGFDSVWSAEAYGSDAFTPLAWAGASTRRVKLGTNIVQMSARTPTATAMTALTLDHLSGGRFVLGLGASGPQVVEGWYGQPYPKPLARTREYVEIIRQVLAREAPVTLDGQFYQLPLNGGAGLGKPLKPTVHPLRADLPIYLAAEGPKNVALSAEICDGWLPLFFSPKADAFYRNALAEGFARPGARRKPEDFEVPASVPVIVHDDVEEAAGWIKPALALYIGGMGAKAVNFHHDVFARLGYEEVADKVQELYLAGRKDEAVAAIPTSLVEDTSLVGPAAKIREELAAWEDTVVTTLLLRGDAGSLTKVAEALS; this is encoded by the coding sequence ATGAAGCTGGGTTACCACCTCGGGTACTGGGGGAGCGGCCCAACACCGGGCGCGCTGGAGGCCGTGCTCGAGGCCGAGCGCCTCGGGTTCGACTCGGTGTGGTCGGCGGAGGCCTACGGCTCCGACGCGTTCACCCCGCTCGCCTGGGCCGGCGCGTCGACCCGCCGCGTGAAGCTCGGGACCAACATCGTGCAGATGTCCGCGCGCACGCCCACCGCCACGGCGATGACGGCGCTGACGCTCGACCACCTCTCGGGCGGCCGGTTCGTGCTCGGGCTCGGCGCGTCGGGCCCGCAGGTGGTGGAGGGCTGGTACGGCCAGCCGTACCCGAAGCCGCTCGCCCGCACGCGCGAGTACGTGGAGATCATCCGCCAGGTGCTGGCGCGCGAGGCGCCCGTGACGTTGGACGGGCAGTTCTACCAGCTGCCGCTCAACGGCGGCGCGGGGCTGGGCAAGCCGCTCAAGCCGACCGTGCACCCGCTGCGCGCCGACCTCCCGATCTACCTCGCGGCCGAAGGCCCCAAGAACGTCGCGCTGTCGGCCGAGATCTGCGACGGCTGGCTGCCGCTGTTCTTCTCGCCCAAGGCCGACGCGTTCTACCGCAACGCCCTCGCCGAGGGGTTCGCCCGGCCGGGGGCCCGGCGCAAGCCCGAGGACTTCGAGGTGCCCGCGTCGGTGCCGGTGATCGTCCACGACGACGTGGAGGAGGCGGCCGGCTGGATCAAGCCGGCGCTCGCGTTGTACATCGGCGGCATGGGCGCCAAGGCCGTGAACTTCCACCACGACGTGTTCGCACGCCTGGGTTACGAGGAGGTGGCCGACAAGGTGCAGGAGCTCTATCTCGCCGGGCGCAAGGACGAAGCCGTCGCCGCGATCCCGACGTCGCTCGTGGAGGACACCTCGCTCGTCGGCCCGGCCGCGAAGATCCGCGAGGAGCTCGCTGCCTGGGAGGACACAGTGGTCACGACGCTGCTGCTGCGCGGCGACGCGGGATCGCTGACGAAGGTGGCCGAAGCCCTGTCGTGA
- a CDS encoding MFS transporter — protein sequence MAPLPRRTRFRYSLGSFVTGSFGTVPGLLLLPYLTDTMAVPAAAAGVIVFVPKAWDVVFNPIAGRLSDADLVRTGSRRRFLLGGGIGVAILFAALFAHPGFGKPAIDATYVVIVFFLCATAYAFFQVPFNALPAELTDSAEERTKLTSVRIGVLAVAILVSGGAAPAITDILEGVAGYRVMGLVMAVIILLATLGVYFGLRGAPVGSLRPNAVSFKQLIRTIAQWRPFCWLMGSYFIQALGIGTVLAAIPYFAEHVLGDPSYRTVLFVGFVGPALITMPLWPRLGERWGKLVGFRIATVSFTVGLLGILFARDIPFAMTMVFVALAGIGYAGISVFPLAILPDLISAEEERTGETRAGITAGVWTASETLGLALGPGLFGLVLQAGGYVSSTDATAAQPSSAITAITVGSSVLPAVLIALAIPLLRRKVLEPRPVEPQR from the coding sequence TTGGCGCCGCTGCCCCGCCGGACGCGTTTCCGTTACTCGCTCGGCTCGTTCGTCACCGGATCGTTCGGTACGGTGCCCGGACTGCTTCTCCTGCCCTACCTCACGGACACGATGGCGGTGCCCGCCGCCGCGGCCGGCGTGATCGTGTTCGTGCCGAAGGCGTGGGACGTGGTGTTCAACCCGATCGCCGGCCGGCTGTCCGACGCCGACCTCGTGAGGACCGGCAGCCGCCGGCGGTTCCTGCTCGGCGGCGGCATCGGCGTCGCGATCCTGTTCGCGGCGTTGTTCGCGCACCCCGGGTTCGGCAAGCCCGCGATCGACGCGACGTACGTGGTGATCGTGTTCTTCCTGTGTGCCACCGCGTACGCGTTCTTCCAGGTGCCGTTCAACGCATTGCCGGCGGAGCTCACGGACTCGGCCGAGGAGCGCACGAAGCTCACCAGCGTGCGCATCGGCGTGCTGGCCGTGGCGATCCTCGTGTCCGGCGGCGCGGCCCCGGCGATCACCGACATCCTCGAAGGCGTGGCCGGTTACCGGGTGATGGGCCTCGTGATGGCCGTGATCATCCTGCTCGCCACCCTGGGTGTCTACTTCGGTCTGCGCGGCGCGCCCGTCGGCTCGCTGCGGCCCAACGCCGTGAGCTTCAAGCAGCTGATCCGCACGATCGCGCAGTGGCGCCCGTTCTGCTGGCTGATGGGCTCGTACTTCATCCAGGCGCTGGGCATCGGCACGGTGCTCGCCGCGATCCCGTACTTCGCCGAGCACGTGCTGGGCGACCCGAGCTACCGCACGGTGCTGTTCGTGGGCTTCGTCGGCCCGGCGCTGATCACGATGCCGCTGTGGCCGCGGCTGGGCGAGCGCTGGGGCAAGCTCGTGGGCTTCCGCATCGCGACGGTCTCGTTCACCGTCGGGCTCCTCGGGATCCTCTTCGCCAGGGACATCCCGTTCGCGATGACGATGGTGTTCGTGGCGCTCGCGGGCATCGGGTACGCGGGGATCTCCGTGTTCCCGCTCGCGATCCTGCCCGACCTCATCAGCGCCGAGGAGGAACGCACCGGCGAGACCCGCGCGGGCATCACGGCCGGCGTGTGGACGGCGTCGGAGACGCTGGGGCTGGCGCTCGGCCCGGGCCTGTTCGGGCTGGTGCTGCAGGCCGGCGGCTACGTGTCGAGCACCGACGCGACAGCCGCGCAGCCGTCCTCGGCGATCACGGCCATCACCGTGGGCTCCTCGGTGCTGCCCGCCGTGCTCATCGCGCTGGCGATCCCGCTGCTGCGCCGCAAGGTGCTCGAGCCGCGGCCGGTGGAGCCGCAGCGGTGA
- a CDS encoding pyridoxal phosphate-dependent decarboxylase family protein has protein sequence MTDILAELRQLRAGDLPTHGGHTLAYVYDSGLSEVDEIAAAAHALASSANGLDPTAFPSLLRLENDLVGRAAGLLGGSAGTVGTVTSGGTESCLLAVLAARDARPGITAPSIVLPDTAHAAFHKAAHLFGLRKIVVPVDAETFRAVPDAMAAAIDESTVLVVASAPSYAHGVVDPIPEIAAAAPARGVRMHVDACIGGWVLPYFAKLGADVSPFDFRVPGVTSMSVDLHKYAYCAKGVSVLLHANAELRRTHYFASAAWPGYTMLNPTLQSTRSGGPLAAAWAVVNHLGEDGYLRLAEVTREAVTRIRAGVENQPGLRILGDPDSTLIAFTKTGTADDGFDLFTVADEMKVRGWYVQPQFAHGGSPLNLHLTITAANHGSETEFLADLTASVTAAREAGPTSVDPAVAAFVAALDPETLTADQFAGLLTAAGLVGDAGLPERMAPINALLATAPEPLRERLLLEFLGALYTP, from the coding sequence GTGACCGACATCCTGGCCGAGCTGCGGCAGCTGCGCGCGGGCGACCTGCCGACGCACGGCGGGCACACGCTCGCCTACGTCTACGACAGCGGTCTGTCCGAAGTGGACGAGATCGCGGCGGCCGCCCACGCGCTCGCGTCGTCGGCCAACGGCCTCGACCCCACGGCTTTCCCGAGCCTGCTGCGCCTGGAGAACGACCTCGTCGGCCGCGCGGCCGGGCTCCTGGGCGGCTCTGCCGGAACCGTCGGCACGGTGACGTCCGGCGGTACGGAGTCGTGCCTGCTCGCGGTGCTGGCCGCGCGGGACGCCCGGCCGGGGATCACCGCGCCGAGCATCGTGCTGCCCGACACCGCGCACGCCGCGTTCCACAAGGCGGCACACCTGTTCGGGCTGCGCAAGATCGTGGTGCCGGTGGACGCGGAGACCTTCCGCGCGGTGCCGGACGCCATGGCCGCGGCGATCGACGAGTCCACGGTGCTCGTGGTGGCGAGCGCGCCTTCGTATGCCCACGGCGTGGTCGACCCGATCCCGGAGATCGCGGCCGCCGCGCCCGCCCGCGGTGTGCGCATGCACGTGGACGCGTGCATCGGCGGCTGGGTGCTGCCGTACTTCGCGAAGCTCGGCGCGGACGTGTCGCCGTTCGACTTCCGCGTACCGGGCGTCACGAGCATGTCCGTGGACCTGCACAAGTACGCCTACTGCGCGAAGGGCGTTTCCGTGCTGCTGCACGCGAACGCCGAGCTGCGCCGCACGCACTACTTCGCGAGCGCGGCCTGGCCGGGCTACACGATGCTCAACCCGACGCTGCAGAGCACGCGCTCGGGCGGTCCGCTGGCCGCCGCGTGGGCCGTGGTGAACCACCTCGGCGAGGACGGCTACCTGCGCCTCGCGGAGGTGACGCGCGAGGCCGTCACCCGCATCCGCGCGGGCGTCGAGAACCAGCCGGGCCTGCGGATCCTGGGTGACCCGGATTCCACACTGATCGCCTTCACCAAGACTGGCACGGCGGACGACGGGTTCGACCTGTTCACGGTCGCGGACGAGATGAAGGTGCGCGGCTGGTACGTGCAGCCGCAGTTCGCCCACGGCGGCTCGCCGCTGAACCTGCACCTCACGATCACGGCCGCGAACCACGGCAGCGAGACCGAGTTCCTCGCGGACCTGACCGCCTCGGTCACCGCGGCACGCGAAGCCGGCCCGACGTCGGTGGACCCGGCCGTGGCCGCGTTCGTGGCGGCCCTGGACCCGGAAACCCTGACGGCGGACCAGTTCGCGGGCCTGCTCACCGCCGCCGGCCTCGTCGGCGACGCCGGCCTGCCCGAACGGATGGCGCCGATCAACGCCCTGCTGGCCACCGCGCCGGAACCCCTGCGGGAGCGGCTGCTACTGGAGTTCCTGGGCGCGCTCTACACACCCTGA
- a CDS encoding DUF6295 family protein, translated as MCTYLTEKFAVEGSGKSATGWHSVNEATVYVDHPTHARFAHTVNIDFRNPAMGPAARVALELTEEDALALADAIHTALASAPAGLASRNQ; from the coding sequence ATGTGCACCTACCTCACCGAGAAGTTCGCCGTGGAGGGCAGCGGCAAGAGCGCGACCGGCTGGCACAGCGTCAACGAAGCCACCGTGTACGTCGACCACCCGACGCACGCCCGCTTCGCCCACACCGTGAACATCGACTTCCGCAACCCGGCGATGGGCCCCGCCGCGCGCGTCGCACTGGAACTGACCGAAGAGGACGCACTCGCCCTCGCCGACGCGATCCACACCGCGCTGGCGTCCGCGCCGGCCGGGCTGGCTTCGCGCAACCAGTGA
- a CDS encoding dienelactone hydrolase family protein, whose protein sequence is MNDTLTAGTVTITGHGGDEIEAYLARPLDPAPRGGVVVIHHMPGYDPATKEIVRRFAAEGFAALCPNLYSREAPGAAPDDAAATVRANGGVPDERLVGDVEGAAAYLKALDGANGKIGVIGHCSGGRQTFLVACSTQVDAAVDCYGAFVVNEPPAGMPASMKPLLGLAPQLSAPLLGLFGADDQYPGPEETAKLAAELDRLGKEHEFHTYEGAGHAFFAVDRPSYRPEAAVDGWAKILDFYGRHLAA, encoded by the coding sequence ATGAACGACACGCTCACCGCGGGCACCGTCACGATCACCGGCCACGGCGGTGACGAGATCGAGGCGTACCTGGCGCGCCCGCTCGACCCCGCTCCGCGCGGCGGCGTCGTGGTGATCCACCACATGCCCGGCTACGACCCGGCCACCAAGGAGATCGTGCGCCGCTTCGCCGCCGAGGGTTTCGCGGCGCTGTGCCCGAACCTGTACTCGCGCGAGGCGCCGGGCGCGGCCCCGGACGACGCGGCCGCGACTGTCCGCGCCAACGGCGGCGTGCCCGACGAGCGCCTGGTCGGCGACGTCGAAGGCGCGGCCGCGTACCTCAAGGCCCTGGACGGCGCCAACGGCAAGATCGGCGTCATCGGCCACTGCTCCGGCGGCCGCCAGACGTTCCTCGTCGCGTGCTCTACCCAGGTCGACGCGGCCGTGGACTGCTACGGCGCGTTCGTGGTCAACGAGCCGCCGGCCGGCATGCCCGCGTCGATGAAGCCGTTGCTGGGCCTCGCGCCGCAGCTGTCGGCCCCGCTGCTCGGCCTCTTCGGCGCCGACGACCAGTACCCCGGGCCCGAGGAGACCGCGAAGCTCGCCGCCGAGCTCGACCGCCTCGGCAAGGAGCACGAGTTCCACACTTACGAAGGTGCCGGCCACGCCTTCTTCGCCGTCGACCGCCCGAGCTACCGGCCCGAGGCCGCCGTGGACGGCTGGGCCAAGATCCTCGACTTCTACGGCCGGCACCTCGCGGCCTGA
- a CDS encoding MFS transporter — translation MSTLDGSIVIISLPAIFRGIGLDPLAPANIGYLLWMILGYLLVSAVLVVTLGRLGDMFGRVKMYNVGFVIFSVASVALSFDPFHGGQGALWLIGWRIVQAVGGSMLTANSAAILTDAFPREQRGMALGINQITALAGQFLGLVVGGLLAEIDWRAVFWVSVPFGILGTVWSIRSLREIGKPRRARVDWGGNVTFALGTGVLLAAITYGIQPYGDAPTGWGNPWVLGGIGSGVLLLVVFGVIESRVKDPMFKLSLFRIRAFSAGNLAALLTAIARGGMQFMLIIWLQGIWLPLHGYEYERTPLWAGIYLLPLTVGFLIAGPVSGYLSDRFGARLFSTGGLVLVAAAFLGLLALPVDFSYPAFAALLVLSGIGQGMFSAPNTSAIMSSVPDHQRGVASGMRSTFQNSGTALSIGVFFSLMIAGLAGSLPATLTGGLQAHGVPADVAANVAQLPPVSTLFAAFLGSNPVAHLLGPGVLSGLSPSDSAALTGKEFFPQLISGPFHNGLVTVFTAAAVMALVAGLASVSRGKRYFHPDLAARAGEQRSTPDKENG, via the coding sequence ATGTCGACCCTCGACGGGTCGATCGTGATCATCTCGCTGCCCGCCATCTTCCGCGGCATCGGGCTCGACCCGCTCGCGCCGGCCAACATCGGCTACCTGCTCTGGATGATCCTGGGCTACCTGCTGGTGTCCGCGGTCCTCGTGGTCACGCTCGGGCGGCTCGGCGACATGTTCGGCCGCGTGAAGATGTACAACGTCGGGTTCGTGATCTTCAGCGTCGCCTCGGTGGCGCTCTCGTTCGACCCGTTCCACGGCGGCCAGGGCGCACTGTGGCTGATCGGCTGGCGCATCGTCCAAGCCGTCGGCGGGTCGATGCTCACGGCCAACTCGGCCGCGATCCTCACCGACGCGTTCCCGCGCGAGCAGCGCGGCATGGCGCTGGGCATCAACCAGATCACTGCGCTGGCCGGGCAGTTCCTCGGCCTCGTCGTGGGCGGTCTGCTCGCCGAGATCGACTGGCGCGCGGTGTTCTGGGTGAGCGTGCCGTTCGGCATCCTCGGCACCGTGTGGTCGATCCGCAGCCTGCGCGAGATCGGCAAGCCGCGACGGGCGCGGGTCGACTGGGGCGGCAACGTCACCTTCGCGCTGGGCACCGGCGTGCTGCTCGCCGCGATCACCTACGGCATCCAGCCCTACGGCGATGCGCCCACCGGCTGGGGCAACCCGTGGGTGCTCGGCGGCATCGGCTCCGGGGTGCTTCTGCTCGTGGTGTTCGGGGTGATCGAGTCCCGGGTGAAGGACCCGATGTTCAAGCTCTCGCTGTTCCGGATCCGGGCGTTCAGCGCGGGCAACCTCGCGGCGCTGCTCACGGCGATCGCGCGCGGCGGCATGCAGTTCATGCTCATCATCTGGCTGCAGGGCATCTGGCTGCCCCTGCACGGCTACGAGTACGAGAGAACGCCGCTGTGGGCCGGGATCTACCTGCTGCCACTGACCGTCGGATTCCTCATCGCGGGCCCGGTGTCGGGGTACCTGTCCGACCGCTTCGGCGCGCGGCTGTTCTCGACCGGCGGGCTCGTGCTCGTCGCCGCTGCGTTCCTCGGCCTGCTGGCACTGCCCGTGGACTTCTCCTATCCCGCGTTCGCGGCGCTGCTGGTGCTCAGCGGGATCGGGCAGGGCATGTTCTCCGCGCCCAACACCTCGGCGATCATGAGCAGCGTCCCCGACCACCAGCGCGGGGTGGCCTCCGGCATGCGCTCGACGTTCCAGAACTCCGGCACGGCGCTGTCGATCGGCGTGTTCTTCTCCCTGATGATCGCGGGGCTGGCCGGTTCGCTGCCCGCCACGCTCACCGGCGGGCTGCAGGCCCACGGCGTGCCCGCCGACGTCGCGGCGAACGTTGCCCAATTGCCGCCCGTGAGCACGCTGTTCGCGGCGTTCCTCGGCAGCAACCCGGTGGCGCACCTGCTCGGCCCGGGTGTCCTTTCCGGACTGTCGCCGAGCGACTCGGCGGCGCTGACCGGCAAGGAGTTCTTCCCGCAGCTCATCTCCGGCCCGTTCCACAACGGGCTGGTCACCGTGTTCACGGCGGCCGCCGTGATGGCGCTCGTCGCGGGCCTCGCCTCGGTGTCGCGCGGCAAGCGCTACTTCCACCCTGACCTCGCCGCGCGCGCGGGCGAGCAACGCAGCACCCCGGACAAGGAGAACGGATGA
- a CDS encoding MarR family winged helix-turn-helix transcriptional regulator, giving the protein MPDRITKDLVEAAADLRVALGRLVRRMRQGYVAGEATLSESSVLSRLDRDGPSTPGYLAEQERVKPQAMGVTLAGLVERGLVSRSPDAADGRRVLMSVTATGRKLLTDRRSLSTQRVAQALAGGFTAEERRRLLEVIPLLERLADEL; this is encoded by the coding sequence GTGCCGGATCGGATCACCAAGGATCTCGTGGAGGCCGCTGCCGACCTGAGGGTCGCGCTCGGGCGGCTCGTGCGGCGGATGCGGCAGGGCTACGTGGCCGGCGAGGCCACGCTCTCGGAGAGCTCCGTGCTCTCACGGCTCGACCGCGACGGGCCCTCGACGCCCGGCTACCTGGCCGAGCAGGAGCGGGTGAAGCCGCAGGCCATGGGGGTGACCCTGGCCGGGCTCGTCGAACGCGGGCTCGTCAGCCGCAGCCCCGACGCCGCCGACGGCCGCCGCGTCCTGATGTCCGTGACCGCGACCGGCCGCAAACTCCTGACCGACCGGCGTTCCCTCAGCACCCAGCGCGTCGCCCAGGCCCTGGCCGGCGGCTTCACTGCCGAGGAGCGCCGCCGACTGCTCGAGGTGATCCCGTTGCTCGAACGCCTGGCGGACGAACTGTGA
- a CDS encoding GTP-binding protein produces MSVPVTVLSGFLGAGKTTLLNHILANREGLRVAVIVNDMSEVNIDAALVRDSVSRTEERLVELTNGCICCTLREDLLHEVARLTADGRFDHLLIESSGISEPMPVAATFSFPGDDGTPALSGARLDTMVTVVDAVNFGRELAGGDALGERGLDQYEGDERTVSDLLVDQVEFADVLLLNKTDLVSPAEAERLAAALRRLNPGADVVTSEFGRVPLGRVFGTGRHDPLRAQQAPGWVAELNGDHVPETEEYGISSVVFRATRAFDPAPLWDFVTTRLDSGEFGTVLRSKGFFTLASRPGVLGLWSQAGSVARFEPQGVAAAPQQELVFIGVGLAGDALPAALEACLTDEPVTADPFPGWEAVHVH; encoded by the coding sequence GTGAGCGTGCCCGTCACCGTCCTGTCGGGGTTCCTCGGCGCGGGCAAGACCACACTGCTCAACCACATCCTCGCCAACCGCGAAGGCCTGCGGGTGGCGGTGATCGTGAACGACATGAGCGAGGTCAACATCGACGCCGCGCTGGTACGCGACAGCGTGTCTCGCACCGAGGAGCGCCTGGTCGAGCTGACCAACGGGTGCATCTGCTGCACGCTGCGCGAGGACCTGCTCCACGAGGTCGCGCGCCTGACCGCGGACGGCCGGTTCGACCACCTGCTCATCGAGTCGAGCGGGATCTCCGAGCCGATGCCGGTCGCCGCCACGTTTTCCTTCCCCGGCGACGACGGCACGCCGGCGCTGTCCGGCGCCCGGCTGGACACGATGGTGACCGTGGTCGACGCCGTGAACTTCGGCCGTGAGCTGGCCGGCGGTGACGCCCTGGGCGAGCGCGGCCTCGACCAGTACGAGGGCGACGAGCGCACGGTCAGCGACCTGCTCGTGGACCAGGTCGAGTTCGCGGACGTGCTGCTGCTCAACAAGACCGACCTCGTCTCCCCCGCCGAGGCCGAGCGGCTGGCGGCGGCGCTGCGCCGGCTCAACCCGGGCGCCGACGTCGTGACTTCGGAGTTCGGGCGGGTGCCGCTCGGGCGCGTGTTCGGCACCGGCCGCCACGACCCGCTGCGCGCGCAGCAGGCTCCGGGCTGGGTCGCGGAGCTCAACGGCGACCACGTGCCGGAGACCGAGGAGTACGGCATCTCCAGCGTCGTGTTCCGCGCCACCCGGGCGTTCGACCCGGCGCCGCTGTGGGATTTCGTCACGACCCGCCTCGACTCGGGCGAGTTCGGCACCGTGCTGCGCTCCAAGGGGTTCTTCACGCTCGCGTCGCGACCGGGCGTGCTCGGCCTGTGGTCGCAGGCGGGCTCGGTGGCGCGGTTCGAACCGCAGGGCGTCGCCGCGGCGCCGCAGCAGGAGCTGGTCTTCATCGGCGTCGGGCTCGCCGGCGACGCGCTGCCGGCCGCGCTCGAGGCGTGCCTCACCGACGAACCGGTGACGGCGGATCCCTTCCCCGGGTGGGAGGCCGTGCACGTCCACTGA
- the rpmF gene encoding 50S ribosomal protein L32, translated as MAVPKRKKSRSNTRSRRAQWKAAVPDLVPITVDGERKLVPRRLIKHFQRLDR; from the coding sequence ATGGCCGTGCCGAAGCGGAAGAAGTCCCGCAGCAACACCCGTTCGCGCCGTGCGCAGTGGAAGGCGGCGGTGCCCGACCTGGTGCCGATCACGGTGGACGGCGAGCGCAAGCTCGTGCCACGCCGCCTGATCAAGCACTTCCAGCGGCTCGACCGGTGA
- a CDS encoding type B 50S ribosomal protein L31 produces MKPGIHPDYHPVVFRDSATGDAFLTRSTATSERTIEWSDGHTYPLVVVDISSWSHPFWTGNQRIVDSAGQVEKFHRRYGRREKGGAR; encoded by the coding sequence GTGAAACCCGGCATCCACCCCGACTACCACCCCGTGGTGTTCCGCGACTCGGCCACGGGCGACGCGTTCCTCACCCGCTCCACCGCGACGTCCGAGCGGACGATCGAGTGGAGCGACGGCCACACCTACCCGCTCGTGGTCGTGGACATCAGCTCGTGGTCGCACCCGTTCTGGACCGGCAACCAGCGGATCGTCGACTCCGCGGGCCAGGTCGAGAAGTTCCACCGCCGCTACGGCCGGCGCGAGAAGGGTGGTGCGCGCTGA
- the mrf gene encoding ribosome hibernation factor-recruiting GTPase MRF encodes MTPHPRVPLVLVSGLAAEGNDELAELLRRAGPGVAVVHHDLRQIGSGIVRRRIRLGPRDQLTALELAHGCVNCTLREDLLPLLRRLARRPEVDRIVLRLDEAMEPEPVSWAIANVLVGDRPVSDDVEIEAVFTTVDRAAWLADASGDELLLERGLLGSPEDERTVAQVALAQVEFADVLVLAGDVPDAWCAAKTAAVLDRVAPSVPRVVLKGANSGLLFAAVPPESRRGEVVDLHGALLRGQPPLHADCGIEVLTFTSQRPFHPERLHEAIDTLLGGVIRTRGRAWVASQPDIAFWLESAGGGLAIGHAGPWLASPDGPDWTDVSPERRTLASLRWHPVHGDRAQELVVVTDLVAPKEIEDALNAALLTDAELAEGEAAWRSYPDPFGEWHEDPCEATEDDAEDEERHVNAANRKEEPQ; translated from the coding sequence GTGACCCCACACCCGCGTGTCCCGCTCGTGCTCGTCAGCGGGCTCGCCGCCGAAGGCAACGACGAGCTCGCCGAACTGCTGCGCCGCGCCGGCCCCGGCGTCGCCGTGGTCCACCACGACCTGCGGCAGATCGGCAGCGGCATCGTCCGCAGGCGGATCCGCCTCGGCCCCCGTGACCAGCTCACCGCGCTGGAACTGGCCCACGGCTGCGTGAACTGCACGCTGCGCGAAGACCTCCTACCGCTGCTGCGCCGGCTCGCCCGGCGGCCGGAGGTGGACCGGATCGTGCTGCGCCTCGACGAGGCCATGGAGCCCGAGCCGGTGAGCTGGGCCATCGCCAACGTGCTGGTCGGCGATCGGCCCGTGAGCGACGACGTCGAGATCGAGGCCGTGTTCACCACCGTCGACCGCGCCGCCTGGCTCGCCGACGCGTCCGGCGACGAGCTGCTCCTGGAACGCGGCCTGCTGGGCAGCCCCGAGGACGAGCGGACCGTCGCGCAGGTCGCGCTGGCCCAGGTGGAGTTCGCCGATGTGCTGGTGCTGGCCGGCGACGTGCCCGACGCCTGGTGCGCCGCGAAGACCGCGGCCGTGCTCGACCGCGTCGCACCCTCGGTCCCGCGCGTCGTGCTGAAGGGCGCGAACTCCGGCCTGCTGTTCGCCGCCGTCCCGCCGGAATCGCGCCGCGGCGAAGTCGTCGACCTGCACGGCGCGCTCCTGCGCGGCCAGCCGCCGCTGCACGCCGACTGCGGCATCGAGGTCCTCACCTTCACCTCGCAGCGGCCGTTCCACCCCGAGCGCCTCCACGAGGCGATCGACACGCTGCTGGGCGGCGTGATCCGCACTCGCGGCCGCGCGTGGGTCGCGAGCCAGCCCGACATCGCGTTCTGGCTCGAGTCGGCGGGCGGCGGCCTCGCGATCGGGCACGCCGGGCCGTGGCTGGCCTCGCCCGACGGCCCGGACTGGACCGACGTCTCCCCCGAACGCCGCACGCTCGCGTCGCTGCGCTGGCACCCGGTGCACGGCGACCGCGCACAGGAGCTCGTGGTGGTCACGGATCTGGTGGCGCCGAAGGAAATCGAGGACGCGCTCAACGCCGCGCTGCTCACCGACGCCGAGCTGGCCGAGGGAGAAGCTGCCTGGCGCAGCTACCCCGACCCGTTCGGTGAGTGGCACGAAGACCCGTGCGAGGCAACCGAAGACGACGCAGAAGACGAAGAGCGGCACGTCAACGCCGCCAACCGGAAGGAAGAACCGCAGTGA